The nucleotide window CGTTATTTGAACAATCCGATGGGTAATGAGCCAAAAAATTCACGATATATTAGAGGGGCTTGTATTTGATCGTTAAAAGCCGTAATGATGTATATTGTATTCTCTATTGCCTAATTGTATGACCAAAGGAAATTTAACAGATTTAAGTATTCCCCAATTGATTATCGGATTAGGTAATCCAGAGGAAAAGTATGAAAAAACTCGTCATAATATTGGGTTTGAAGCCGTTGATTTGCTAGCTAAAATGTGGCAACTTTCTTGGCAACAAAATAAACGTTTTCAAGGATTTTTTACCGAAGGAACTGGGCCAAATCATCAAAAAATTCGTTTACTGAAACCGTTAACTTATATGAATCGATCGGGAGAATCGGTTCGGGCTGTTATAGATTGGTATAAATTGCCGGTTGAATCAATTTTAGTGATTTATGATGACATGGATTTACCGTTAGGACGTATTAGATTACGTCTTTCGGGATCGGCAGGAGGACATAATGGGATAAAATCGATTATCTCCCATGTAGGCGGTCAAAATTTCCCTCGTTTACGCATTGGGATTGGTAAATCTAATCAGAAAAAAGAGACGATTTCTCATGTCTTAGGACGTTTTTCTGCTGATGAAAATCAGATTATGTCTGAGGTGCTGCAATTAGTTGAGGAGGCAACTAAAACCAGTCTTAAAGAAGGGGTAGAAAAAGCCATGAGTTTATATAATAATCGCGTGATCGAAAGTTCTATTTTTGAAAATACATAAAAGTAGAGACACTATCAAGAACATCTCTACAAATTTGACCTTTTTGAGAATTAGTGGAAACTTATTTTAAGTTAGGCAATTATGAATTTTCCTCAATAATTGCGTTCCCTTCTCTATTCATGATTAATTCTTCACGACGTAGGGTTTCTTCTGCGGTGATTAAATCACTTTCCACTATTTTCATAATATTAATTTCTTCCCGCACAAAGGCTTGTTTCTGAATATTGGCGGTTTCTTCGTAAATTTCTACCCGTACTACTTCACCTTCTTGAAACGTAATATCATCGGGTGAAACAGGGTGTCCGTCTATATTTGTACGGTTACGTCTGATAATGACTCGTTCTTTTTCCACAGGAATAGAGGCCCGGGCGGTTTCCATTTGTACCGTTTTTCCTAGAGCAACTTCCCCAATTTTTTGACGATTTTTGTTAGCCATTAACCGTTCTTCATAAAGCTTAATTAAGCTATGATCGTAATTGGGTTGCCTTTCATAGTTATAAAGCACTAAAGCTTGCTCTCCAGAAGTCTGATAGGTTGACCGTAACATTTCTTCATAATTATAGTCCACCGTCATATCTTCTCTATATTCTGGTAGTCTTTCAAGCTGATTTTTAGTTAAATTGAGAGCATAGATGCGTTTATTGGAATAGTCGAGGCGAGAACGATTAATCGGAAGTAATACTTTTTTATACAATCCCATAAATCTAACGTCAATCACTAAATAACGTAACTGACCAAATTCATCAACTAAAATGGTAGAAACTGACCCGATTTTGTTTTTGTTTATATCTTCATAAACTTCAAAATGAGTGACTTCTTCTCCTCGAAAAATCTCATTTTTATAGTTAGAATTATAGGTCTCTATTTTAAGGAGTGACATAAAATAACCTTCCTGTTTTTTAACTTAAAACTTTATTTAAAATTTAATTGACTTAATTTTATTTTACGTCTTTCTTTAGATAGAATTAGGGGAAGTTAACCCTTCATTAAAAATGGCTTAAAAATTGATTTTTCTAAAAATTTCATATTCTTATGTCTTTTCTTGGGTGTTTACCTAAATGATTGACATTTTTCAAGTTGAGTCCTAAAATTTTTGTTTAACCAAAAGAGCGTGTCTGCAATATGGAAGAGCAAGGATTATTCCCCCTCTCAGAGAAAAAAGCTTCTTCTAAGAGGGGGTAGGGAGTTCAACAATTGATAATTTTTTTTGATGATTGGGACTTTCAGAGAGTCAATTAAGTAGATACTTTTGCTGAAGTAGGGAAGGGTTCTAAATTTTGTTTCATTTCTTCAGGTTGCTTTTTCATTTGGTCTTTTTGTAACCCGGCCATCTGAAAATAATTCTCCCAAAACATTTTTTGCATATCTAAAGACTGTCGAACGGAGTTTTCCTCAATTTCTAAAAGGTTTTTA belongs to Gloeothece citriformis PCC 7424 and includes:
- the pth gene encoding aminoacyl-tRNA hydrolase codes for the protein MTKGNLTDLSIPQLIIGLGNPEEKYEKTRHNIGFEAVDLLAKMWQLSWQQNKRFQGFFTEGTGPNHQKIRLLKPLTYMNRSGESVRAVIDWYKLPVESILVIYDDMDLPLGRIRLRLSGSAGGHNGIKSIISHVGGQNFPRLRIGIGKSNQKKETISHVLGRFSADENQIMSEVLQLVEEATKTSLKEGVEKAMSLYNNRVIESSIFENT
- a CDS encoding PRC and DUF2382 domain-containing protein codes for the protein MSLLKIETYNSNYKNEIFRGEEVTHFEVYEDINKNKIGSVSTILVDEFGQLRYLVIDVRFMGLYKKVLLPINRSRLDYSNKRIYALNLTKNQLERLPEYREDMTVDYNYEEMLRSTYQTSGEQALVLYNYERQPNYDHSLIKLYEERLMANKNRQKIGEVALGKTVQMETARASIPVEKERVIIRRNRTNIDGHPVSPDDITFQEGEVVRVEIYEETANIQKQAFVREEINIMKIVESDLITAEETLRREELIMNREGNAIIEENS